The segment CTACTGAGCCACGGTGGCTGCTGCAGCAGAAGCAGATGCTCCTGTTTCATGTGCAGACTTGTAGTACTCCAGCATCTACCTCTCCACATCCTTAAATCCTTTGTCTTGATAAACCTATAAGAAAATGACATCGAATTGTAAGCAAAATGtggatttgatttgatttgatgatgAGTACTAAGTCAGTTTACCAGTTTCTCAGACTCGGTGCGACCAATCATCTTGGTGATGATCCTTTCTTTGCCATGGTACTCAGGTTTGTCCCAAGCGTACTGCCCAGGGAAGAAGAAGTTGTAGCCATCCCTGTGGCATATGTGCTCCGGAGAATCAACTACAATAGTCTTCACTCTTCTTGCTTTCTTCTTAGCTGGGCGTTGCGATGCTGGTGGCATGCCTGAAGGTGGTGTTCCCATGGTTTCTTGGGGCTGGCATTTGGGCCTTTTAGCACAATGGTAAAGCCTTCCTTTCAGCACTTGAGAACCGAATTTCACCGTCACTAGGTATCCACCTTCAACCTTCCCATCAATCACTCCTTCTACCACAGACCCAATTTGAAGTTCATCAGTGCCTGCAAGTTCCAGAGTCAGACACAAAGTGATGAATCTATGCGGTAGTCAAACAGAGAAGCAATGGAAGCAGACATAGCTTAGATATTAAACCTGTGTGGAAACTAATGAACCTGAGTTGTTGAATGAATGAATTAGTAGACATGACTTGTATATAGAGAAGCTATCGTAACAAACTAGTGAGGAAACTAATGAACCTGAATGTCAAATACAAGGACAAGTAGACAAGACTTACGGACAAGATCTTCGTACTTGACCTTAGCAGAGGAGTCACCAGTGCTGCTGTGGCTGTCTGGAACTACCTGAACAAGTTGCGAGGAGGGTGAAACTGTCGACATCTTTTTTTTGCTGTCTTGGTGAATGGTAAAGAGTTTGTGAGGACCGTATTATCTTTTAAATACAGATTTTGTTATCTTTAAAACTAATCACTTCCTTAACAACTAAGAGAAAACATTTAGGATCTGAATGT is part of the Raphanus sativus cultivar WK10039 chromosome 5, ASM80110v3, whole genome shotgun sequence genome and harbors:
- the LOC108859094 gene encoding high mobility group B protein 10-like, which gives rise to MSTVSPSSQLVQVVPDSHSSTGDSSAKVKYEDLVRTDELQIGSVVEGVIDGKVEGGYLVTVKFGSQVLKGRLYHCAKRPKCQPQETMGTPPSGMPPASQRPAKKKARRVKTIVVDSPEHICHRDGYNFFFPGQYAWDKPEYHGKERIITKMIGRTESEKLVYQDKGFKDVER